The sequence ATAGGCAACCCGTTCGGCATGGCGGACATGGCGAGCCATCAAGGCGGCGATCCCCCCCATTGCACCAAAATATACACCTTCGAAGCGCCGGATGGCATCACGAACCTCGACCGAACGCTTTCCCTTTCCGATCATGCCCTTCAACCCCATCTCTAGAAGCTTGGGTGTGAAAGGATCCATACGGCCGCTCGTCGTCGGCCCGATGGCGCCCATGGGGACGCCTGGTCTGGCCGGCGTTGGACCGGCATAAAAAATAACCGCTCCCTGTAAGGGAAAGGGCAGGGGGCAGCCCCCATCAATGGCCTCGAAAATCCTTTGATGTGCCGCATCACGTGCCGTATAGATTTCACCATTCAGCAGAATACGATCACCGGAACGGAGGGATGCGCAAAGCGCACCGGTCAAGGGCGTATGCAGAGCCAGTATGCCTTTCATTTCAGAGAATGATCTCCTTGTTCCTGGCCACATGACATTGAATGTTTACCGATACAGGAAGACTGGCAATATGACAGGGCATCATTTCGGCATGAACGGCCAGAGCGGTGACTATGCCCCCGTATCCTTGAGGACCGATTCCTGATTTATTGATTTCATACAGACTTTCCCGTTCCAATCGACGCAGCCTTGCATCCTGTTCATTGGATCGTCCAACGGGGCGAAGAAGTGCTTTTTTTGCCAACAAGGCAGACTGCTCAATGGTCCCGCCAATACCGACGCCAACAATCATCGGCGGACAGGCATTTGAACCGGCCGCTTGCACCTGTTCCGCAACGTAGCACTTGACACCCTCATAGCCGGCCGTGGGCAGCAGCATGGCCGTACCGCTCATATTTTCACTTCCGCCGCCTTTAGGCATAGCGATGATTTTCAACCGGTCCCCCGGCACGATCTCCGTGTAAATCACCGCAGGAAGGTTGTCCGTCGTATTGGCCCGGGTCAGGGGATCGCAAACCGATTTCCTAAAATAACCTTCAGCGTAAGCCTGTCGAACACCGTCCTGGATGGCCTCGCGGAGATCGCCTGCGATGAGATGTACATTCTGCCCGACTTCTAGAAAAATTACAGAAAAACCCGTGTCCTGGCAAAGGGGCAACGAAGTTGATCCTGCTATGACGGCATTCTCCAGAATCTGATCGAGTGCATGGCGTCCCAGTTCGGATATTTCTATTTTTCTCGCCTGCTTCAGCGCGGCGAGGACATCCTCTCCCAAGGCATTGTTGGCTTCCAGAAAAAGGCCTTTCACTGCATCGGTTACAGCCGAACAGGGGATATCCCTTATGCCGGACATGATCACTCCATCTCGCGCCTGAATTCCATTGATTTGGAAAGAGTCATCTGGTCGGTGTATTTCAAATCGCCACCGAGGGGAACCCCCATCGCAATCCGGGAAACTCTAACCCCTTTTCCCTTCATCATCCTGGTGATCAAAAGTGCCGTTGCCTCCCCTTGCACACTGGGATTGG is a genomic window of Deltaproteobacteria bacterium containing:
- a CDS encoding TRZ/ATZ family protein encodes the protein MKGILALHTPLTGALCASLRSGDRILLNGEIYTARDAAHQRIFEAIDGGCPLPFPLQGAVIFYAGPTPARPGVPMGAIGPTTSGRMDPFTPKLLEMGLKGMIGKGKRSVEVRDAIRRFEGVYFGAMGGIAALMARHVRHAERVAYGDLGPEGIMRLDVVDLPLVVINDGHGGDLYEEAIRRYRQ
- a CDS encoding fumarate hydratase, encoding MSGIRDIPCSAVTDAVKGLFLEANNALGEDVLAALKQARKIEISELGRHALDQILENAVIAGSTSLPLCQDTGFSVIFLEVGQNVHLIAGDLREAIQDGVRQAYAEGYFRKSVCDPLTRANTTDNLPAVIYTEIVPGDRLKIIAMPKGGGSENMSGTAMLLPTAGYEGVKCYVAEQVQAAGSNACPPMIVGVGIGGTIEQSALLAKKALLRPVGRSNEQDARLRRLERESLYEINKSGIGPQGYGGIVTALAVHAEMMPCHIASLPVSVNIQCHVARNKEIIL